The Arthrobacter sp. Marseille-P9274 DNA segment GATGAAGAGGATGGCCGCGAGCGCCACCGGAGCGATGAGCCGCGGCAGGAGCCGGAGCAGCTGGTCCGTGCGGCTCGGGCCCACGCGTCCACCATGCTGTTTGTCGTGCGGCTTTCGCGGCTGGTTCCGGACAGAGGGTTGATGGGTCAGCGTCATCTCGTGGCGCTCCTTCCTCGAACAACGACGACGGCGAGCACCAGCAGGATCAGCACGCCCTTGGCGGCCCCGATCCACTGGCTGGCCACGCCGAGGAGCGTCAGGCCGTTGGCCAGGCCCGCCACGAATACCGCGGCGACGACAGTTCCCGGCACGTTGACCACCAGGCGGCGGGAGAAGACCGTGGACATGTAGGCGACCAGGATGATGTCCAGCAGGATCTGGGTTCCGATGCCCGGCACCGCGGCGGAGAGCCGCGAGGCCAGGATGATTCCGGCGATCCCGCCGAGCAGCCCGCTGATGACGTAGCTGGTAAAGCGGTAGCGGGAGGGCGCCAGGCCGGCGACGGAAGCCGCGGTGGCGTTCTGTCCGACGGCATAGCTGTTCACGCCCCAAGCCGTCCTGCCCAGCGCCCACCACGCCACGAAGGCGATGACGACCAGGAACAGCACGGCGGCGGGCAGGCCGAGCAGGCTCCCCTGGCGCAGCCACAGGAACAGCTCCCCCTCCAGGGCGACCTTGATGTTCTCGCTGACCACGAGTTCCAGCGACGTCGCGATCCCCATGGTGGCCAGCGTGGCCAGCAGGGGCCTCAGGCCGAGGACCACGGCGGCACCGTTCACGGCGCCGGCGGCGACGGCCACGGCCGTGACCGTCCCGGCGAGGCCGGCAACCGCGCCGATGGACAGGTCGATGCCTCCCTCGAGGACGTCGTCCCCGCCGGTGATGATCACGATGGCCAGTCCGATCCCGGCGACGGCGAAGACGGCGGCCTGGTTCAGGACGGAGGCGAGGTTGGACCACTGCAGGAAATGCGGTGATCCCACCGCGAAGACGGCCAGGACAAGCACGACAATGGCGTAGCCGGCCCAGGTGATCAGCGCTGGCCTGGTGCGCGGAGCCGCGGAGGCCCCCGCGAGGGTGGTGGCGCTCATGCGAACTCCTTGGTTTTTTTGGCGGTGTCAGAGCCGTCGGCGGCACCGGAGGCGATCTCCAGGATGCGGTCGGTCGTCACGTCGGGACCGGACAGCTCCGCCACGGCCTTGCCGCGGTACAGGACCAAGGTGCGGTCCGCGATGCCGACCAGCTCCTCCAGGTCAACGGTCACGACCAGGACGGCCGCCCCGCCGTCGACCAGTTCATTGATCTGCGTGTAGATCTGCGATCGGCTGCCGACGTCGACTCCCGAGGTCGGCTGGTCCAGCACCAGCACGGCCGGTGCGGTCTGGAGCCACTTGGCCAGGACAACCTTTTGCTGGTTGCCGCCGGAGAGGCTCCCGGCCACGGCCGAACCATCGGCCGGCCGCACGTCGAGCTTCTCGATGAGCCGTTCGGAGAGCCTCCGTTCCAGGCGCGGCGAAATGAATCCAAGCAGCCGGGAAACGCGGCCCAGGCTCGCCATCGACAGGTTCTCCTGCACGGTGTTGCGAACGAAAATCCCGTCGCGCCGCCGGTCCGACGGAACATATGCTCCGCCGTCGGCGACGAAGTCGGAGATCCGCCGAATGGGTTTCCCCTTGAGAGTCACGTCCCCGTGCCGGCGGCTCATGCCGGTGACGGCGTCGGCCAGCACGTCGATGCCGGAACCCACCAGCCCGGTCACGGCGACCACTTCGCCAGCCCTGACCTCGAGGTCCAGCCCGTCGAGCGCGCCGGGGACCGTCAGCCCCGAGACGCGCAGGGCCGGGCGATCGTCCTGCGGCCGGCGGGGCTCGCGGCCATGTTCGAATTCCACGACCTTGCGCCCGACCATCAGCTCGACGACGTCCTCCAGCGTGTCCCCGTCGCGGAGCCGGACGTCTCCGACGTTGCGGCCGTTCCGCAGCACCGTGATCCGGTCGGTGATGTCGTTGAGCTCCTGCAGGTAGTGCGAGATGTAGATGATCCCGACACCGTGGGACTTCAGGCGCCGCAGCGTCCCGAAGAGCTGCTCGGCTTCCCGGGCGGCCAGCGGGGCCGTCGGCTCGTCCAGGATCAGCACGCGCGGCTCCGAGAGGACCGCGCGGGTGATCTGGATCAGCTGCTGCTGGGCGACCGTGAGCTGATCGATCAGCAGCGACGGGTCGATCTCCCGGCCGGTGATTTGCTGGATGTCAGCGGCGGCGCGTGCCTCGAGCTGCCGGGAACGGACCCAGCCGCCGCCCAGCCCGCGCTGCCCGAGGTAGAGCTGCTCGGCAACTGTGAGCTTCGACGCGAAGTGCCGGTCCTGGTGGATGACGTGGATTCCGAGCGCCTCAGCGTCGGCAGGTTTGGTGATAAGCACCGGCTTTCCGGCGAGCTCGATGCTGCCGCCGTCGGCCGTGTAAAGACCCGTCAGGATCTTGATCAGGGTCGACTTCCCGGCGCCG contains these protein-coding regions:
- a CDS encoding ABC transporter permease — encoded protein: MSATTLAGASAAPRTRPALITWAGYAIVVLVLAVFAVGSPHFLQWSNLASVLNQAAVFAVAGIGLAIVIITGGDDVLEGGIDLSIGAVAGLAGTVTAVAVAAGAVNGAAVVLGLRPLLATLATMGIATSLELVVSENIKVALEGELFLWLRQGSLLGLPAAVLFLVVIAFVAWWALGRTAWGVNSYAVGQNATAASVAGLAPSRYRFTSYVISGLLGGIAGIILASRLSAAVPGIGTQILLDIILVAYMSTVFSRRLVVNVPGTVVAAVFVAGLANGLTLLGVASQWIGAAKGVLILLVLAVVVVRGRSATR
- a CDS encoding sugar ABC transporter ATP-binding protein, which encodes MNSESSSELLAMRAINKSFGAARVLADVDLSLASGEILGLVGENGAGKSTLIKILTGLYTADGGSIELAGKPVLITKPADAEALGIHVIHQDRHFASKLTVAEQLYLGQRGLGGGWVRSRQLEARAAADIQQITGREIDPSLLIDQLTVAQQQLIQITRAVLSEPRVLILDEPTAPLAAREAEQLFGTLRRLKSHGVGIIYISHYLQELNDITDRITVLRNGRNVGDVRLRDGDTLEDVVELMVGRKVVEFEHGREPRRPQDDRPALRVSGLTVPGALDGLDLEVRAGEVVAVTGLVGSGIDVLADAVTGMSRRHGDVTLKGKPIRRISDFVADGGAYVPSDRRRDGIFVRNTVQENLSMASLGRVSRLLGFISPRLERRLSERLIEKLDVRPADGSAVAGSLSGGNQQKVVLAKWLQTAPAVLVLDQPTSGVDVGSRSQIYTQINELVDGGAAVLVVTVDLEELVGIADRTLVLYRGKAVAELSGPDVTTDRILEIASGAADGSDTAKKTKEFA